The genomic DNA TCCGAAACCTCTGCCTTGCCCCGCCCTCGCTGGCAAGTCCTTTCTGCTCTCCGCCAGCGGCAGCTGGGTTCCAGTGCCCGCTTTGTATATGAGGCCTGTGGGGCAAGGGCCTTTGTGCAGCGTTTCCACCTGCTCTCTCAGCTTCAAGGCCATAATGGTTGTGTCAATACGGTGCACTTTAACCAgcgtggcacctggctggccagTAGCAGCGATGATCGGAGAGTGATAGTGTGGGATTGGGTGCGTGAGCAGCCAGTTCTCGAGTTTGCGAGTGGCCACAAAAATAATGTCTTTCAAGCCAAGTTCCTACCCAATTGTGGTGATTCCACCCTGGCCACGTGTGGCCGTGATGGGCAGATACGCATAGCGGAGCTATCTGCCATACCACACTGCAAGAATACTAAGCGTGTGGCCCAGCACAGGGGAGCCTCCCACAAGTTGGCCCTGGTGCCAGACTCCCCTTTTGAGTTCCTCAGTTCAGGAGAAGACGCAGTTGTTTTTGCCATTGACCTCAGACAAGACCGCCCGGCTTCCAGAGTGGTGGTAaccaaggagagggagaagagagtggGGCTGTATACAATATACGTGAATCCTGCCAATACTTACCAGTTTGCAGTGGGTGGAAGAGATCAGTTTGTAAGAATTTATGACCAGAGGAAAATTGACAACAACGAGAACAATGGAGTACTCAAGAAATTCTGTCCTCATCACCTAGTCAGCTGTGATTGCAAAGTAAGCATCACCTGCCTGGTGTACAGCCACGATGGCACAGAGCTCCTGGCCAGTTATAATGATGAAGATATTTATCTCTTCAACTCCTCGGAAGGAGACGGAGCCCAGTACGTTAAGAGATACAAGGGGCACAGAAATAATACCACAATCAAAGGTGTCAATTTCTATGGCCCCAGAAGTGAGTTTGTGGTGAGCGGCAGTGATTGCGGCCACATCTTCCTCTGGGAGAAATCATCCTGCCAGATTGTTCAGTTCAtggaaggggacaggggaggcaCCATAAACTGTCTTCAGCCCCATCCTTACCTACCTGTGATGGCGACCAGTGGCCTAGATCATGATGCCAAGATCTGGGCACCCACAGCTAAAGCTACCAATGACCTGGCCGGCTTAAAGTATACGATGAAGAGGAACAAGCAAGAACGAGATGAAGATCGCCTGCACCACACTGACCTGTTTGATAACCACGTGCTTTGGTTCCTGATGCGTCACCTGACACAGAGAGGTCTTCACCAGTACTGGGGAGCTCCTGGAGCTGAAGTCTTGGATGCAGAGTCGGATACGTCTTCCAGTAGCTCCAATTCATCTGAGGAGGAAGAGAACCAAGACCATGTGCAGTGCCTGCCGTCCTGAAGGCCTCATGCCTGCTCCAGCTAGATAGTGTCTCCGTAGGCTAGACTTTAAGTTTAAAATTGAGTTCAACTAATAAATTTTCCTTGTCTtctattttccataataaaaacttTCTCTTCTATCTCTTTACAttcttcctcctccactcctTTCCTCTCACTTGGTTTCTTTACTCCTCCCTCTTTACCCATTATATCTCTGCATAAGaaaatatgtaagttttttttttttttgcctcttttcctatgttttcttatgGCTGATCTCTTATAACTGACTTCTAAAGGTTCCTAATaatggttaaaaataattaatagctttattgaatctttcttcttatttctagttaaaaataattaatagctttattgaatcTATCCTCTTATTTCTGACACTCTGAAAACTATcaccttttttttcatatttagcaGTTTAAGGTTAATTTCTTCAGTTGAAttgaaaatttcagaaatgtgtttattctttagaagtaaagtaaaataaagcaaaccaTGGTCCTGTTCCTTGAATGCAGACACTTGGCTATACACaaacacccatgcacacacacacacagactctgtCACAGAAAAGGACAAGGGGAGAAAAGGTGCACAGGTAAATTCCTAACAAGATAATTCATGCTTCTGGAATAAACATTTGGGGTTATTAACATTTTCTGAATCCCTATGTTAATATTGATTAATTTGAGCAGACAAGGGTTGgtaaaaattaaacttaatcACATGGCATTGTTTACTCTGCACTCTCAATTCTCTTGAAGTTACAGGGCTGAGAACTCCCACAGGATTGCCTTCCAGGAAATCCTCTTGGGACAACCATCTGTAAGATAACAGCCAGAAATATAAGGATTCCTAATATttgagaatatatatttgaaCTGACTTTAAGAGCAACTTAATGTTGCAAAAAAGAGTTTATCCTTACAGATATAAACTGTTTGATACCATTGGAAGAAAAATCCCATTAGACATCCATGAATTGCTAAAAATTCTCTTCACCTGCTTGAACGAGGTtacactgcttttaaaaatattttgttttaagccTTATTTAATGTAAATTTGGGGTGCTGGATGTTCAGTTACTGTTcaataataatattcatttttgttttacacCAGTAATTTGTTTAAGTTACCCCCAAcactccttctttcctttgataATACTCCTTAAAGTGGATATTATCTCTGGCCCCTTGAGAATAGGTTGAGACATTTACATAATGAAATTAGACTTTGGAATGGAAAGTAACTTGGCCAAAATTCCTGTTCACTGAGATTCAAAGTCAGGAATAACTGCCTTGGGATCTGGGAAGCTGGGGCAGCCCCTACCAAGGCCTGCTGTAAGGAAAGAACCTTAAAAGTCCTCAAAGAACCTAATGAGTCTGAACTAAGCACTGTGGTTTAAAACaggatataaagaaacaaaattataaactagtttatatatttggggcaaACCCTGCACAATTGGGTAGGATTAATACTagcaacaacatcaacaaaatattgaaaaacactTGGAATTTCTAGTGACCTTGAGTGGCAGTGAGAACAATGGCAAGAGCAGATTAATTAcccagggttgtttttttttttttttttttccacttcctgtTGGAAGCAGATCTGTGGGTGGGAGCGGTGAGGCCctgcggggaggggggtgtgggaaGGGAGTACTGGTGGGGGGGGTGCAGGGTGGCGGGAGATAGGTGCAGGGGAGCCTGGTACTGGGAACTGAAACTTTCTTCAGAGTTCCCTGCATCATTCGGAGATTTTTGTGCTACATGAGACATTTGAAGAGAGATTTGGAAGGCAAAGGTAAAGTagtagttatatatttttttatgctCAGAAAGTAGAGGTAGGGGCACATTGTCACTGATCTGCTGGCTTACCTTACCATGAGGCAGCTGCAGGGCCCACAGCTATACCAGCCTGCCTTGTATCTTCCTTTAGCTTCATCAGTTCCACAATAAAGAGTGCCCACTTCTGCAGGGCACTCACTCATCCAAGTTGGAGGTTTGGAGACAGTGAAGGATCAATACACGGGTTCCAGTCTGTCCTTGTGAGTTCCAGCTACTCCGCTTGGATTCCAGTCTATCCTTGCTTCCCTCCACTTCACATCCATCTCTTCTTCCGGAATGCTGTACTGACTTTAGGCTCCATCACCTGAACCAGACAAAAACGTTATGAAGGCTACTTAACCAGCTCCCACAATTACACACTATGAGGTCTCTATTATATAAGTCACGTATTAACTTGTGTATCActctcccccctacccccagtgtttctgtttctcttttggaaTTGTGATGGGCGCATCCACCCCCACCTGCTTTGGACTGAGTAAGTCTCCAGATTACTTAAACAATTTGCCATTTGGAGGAAGTCCTCTAAAGAGGTTGGATTTGAgtaagatagatgatagatacgtAGATAGATAATAGGGactcaaataatttatttgaaaaataaagttatgatTATAGGTGAAAACCAAGCAGGTAAAGTAAGTCCTAGAAAAGAGAAGTAATTGATATACTTTTAATTTATGCAAATCCTGGTCCTATTGATGTATAGAAGAGAGCAATATAATATCACTACCAGTCTTCCATGAGGTGGCAGGCAAAGCTAACAATTCTATCAAATAAGCAGGCAAAACTGcacctttaaatttaaattttcaacacCAATTATTTTCATTCCAATATGGAATTTCTATAGGACAGTTCTATGTAAGCCCTCATGGCCTTTATGAAGTATTATAATTGTCTCCTAATTATGCACAGAATTTAACCACATAAAGTTGTGACAGATGCCAAACTATACTCTTAAAAAGAAGTCTCCTGGCATACATTCCTTAAAAAGACAGGTGTGGAAAAGAATAGacgtgaaaaaaatatataatggagcCTAATTGCTAAATGGCAGGCCAAAAAATTTGGGGTGAATTCTGTTAGTCCAACAGCGAATTTCAGCACGTCTCACTCGATGTCCTGCACCAAAAGCAAAATGCAATAAAGTTACAGTAGACTGGATCTTAGCCATCCTGTGATCAACTTCTATGAACTTCACTATCTTAATTTGCTTTGACTTCAGTCTCTTCAACAGTAGGGTGATAGGTTTAGATTTTTTATATGTAGTTTTCAGAGCTTTATGGATTTCTCTACAGGATGGTGAAAGTTCAGAGATGGATGTATGACAGACCAGGTTCACAAGGAGTTTAGTATACTAATCTCAAGCTGTGTTCTATGGAGAATTAGAGAACATCCTTTCATCTATATAGGTGTCCATAGTCTCACTTTGGACTTCTGCCAGCTATATCGCAGCCGTGTTAGCAACTCAAACCCCCGAAATTAAATTGTAGGACGCTGAGGAGAacaaatgaaacaacaacaacgatgaaccaaagaaaaacaaaatctaaaatacaaaatataaaagcagTAAATGGCGTAGGGTAAGCACTTCTAGCCTCTGCTACACATTGATCAGGATGATGACATTAGCTGAAAAGTTTATTGCTCATGAATCTCTGTCTGGAATCAAAGTCAAATAATAGCCAAGTCTGCatgattggttctttttattattctgataaaaagctataggggcgcctgggtggctcagtcggttgagcgtccgacttcggctcgggtcacgatctcgcggttcgtgagttcgagccccgcgtcaggctctgggctgatggctcagagactggagcctgcttccgattctgtgtctccctctctctctgcccctcccccattcatactctgtctctctctgtctcaaaagtaaataaacattaaaaaaaaaaaagctataagaACCCAGATATTCTAGAAACTCTCTTCCTCAGCTGACAGGTATGACCAACACTGTGAAGGACTGAGACCCATGAGATATAATCATAAGATCTTCAGTCAAATAAAGAAACCTTTCTTTTCTACAGTGAATTGCTCTCTAAGAGAAAAGATTCGGGTCTTAGGTGTTACCCACTTAAGACTAATAAATGATAATTGATAGTCacactcataaatattttttaaaatcttacaatTATAAATTCTTGGTAAGTAAGGGtacctgtaatttttaaaaaaaatttttagtcatATGGGAATACACTTACTTTAATATCATCATATAGAACCAAATATTTTTGGggaaagttattattattatttttgcatatgcTTTCTCTTAGTAGTTTCCTCTcctggaaatatatatatgtgatggaACTACTCTGTATGGTACTGGAGTGATAGACATGTGATGcaacacatttgttaaaattaatagAATTGTACATCACTAAGAGTAAACTTTAATCCTTACCAGGATGTCAGGAAATCTCAGAATGTAATACACACTATGACAAATGAAtctaactcaattaaaaatttaagacataACTTCACTGAAGCAGGTGGGAGAAAAAAAGCTGGCTAAATAACTTTatcaaaactaaagacaaaaggaaccgtacataaggggcgcctgggtggttcagtcggttcaaagtctgacttgatttcagctcaggtcatgatcccaaggtcatggtatcaagccctgtgttgggctccataataagcatggagcctgcttaattctctctttctccccctcttccctacttttctcccctgctcatactgtctctcactcttaaaaaaatcCTGTACAGAAAAACTGTACTCCAGTTGGCAAATTTGTTTCTCATGAGGATTCAGTGTAAGTAATAATTCTCCACCAACCTTACATACATATCTCATGTTGAATAAGCAAGTAAATGGATGGTGGGAACTAGGTTTCTTACTGTCAGAGAGGGAAATTATAGATAAGCAGGGAGGGAAGGCCAGATGAACTCTGTGGTTCTGAATTAGAGTTGGGAGATATCAGTGTTAATTCACAATTAgtttagtataatatatataaagatggaTAAATgctgaaataattatagaaatgtGGGTATATATGGGTTATTATACTGATAAATATTTCATAGCTCTCTTCACTGAGAGGCCTTGGGACCCATGATACCCCTGTAGTAATGAGCACCACTACCACCTGGATCTTGATTTATAATACCATCTTCCAATGTACAGAACAAGGGATCCTTGGAGAAATATCTGATTCCAATTCTAGGGCAGTAAGTATACAAGATAACCTTGGAGTATCTTGTAGTTCTGGAAAGCAAGGAAGTGGGATGAGGATATATCAAAGTGGCACATGAAATAACTGAGTTCCCCATGGCCAAATCTAgaacaatttgattaaaaaaataataataatatggtaTTACATTATGACCTAAAGCATTAGACAAATATTCATGAGTCCATcttgatataaaaaaataaataaagtgaggaTAAGAGACAAATGTCCCTGCAGAATAATTCCAAATAGTATAAACAGAGATGGAGTTTGATTCTCCTCTCGCTGTTAAGTGTCATGTGTCCAAAAGAACAgagtatagaaagaaaaaaaaagagtaactttacagtaaATAAATCCTACAAACACCACTTAAACAAGTGATGGTGGTTAATATTACCAGTGATAAAGTCGCATTAATATCATGTACCTCAAATATGATACAAGAAGAGCATTCATATCCATGATTGTTCTTCCCCAAAACCCATAACCTTGGTCTAGCCACGAGGAAGATATCAGACAACCCCAAATCAaggaatattctacaaaatacttaGCCAGTACTTTTCATAAATTTCAAGGTCATGGGAAACAAGAAATGGCTGAGAAAGCAGAGGAGTCTAAGGAGACTTTGTGACTAAATGTACCGTGGTATCCTAGACAGGATCCAGTAACAGAAAAAGGACACTAGTGGACAAAGtgggaaaatctgaataaagtctgcAGTTTACTTAATAGTCACAAACCAATGTTGGTTTCTGAGTTTAAACAAATATACCAAGGTAATATAAGATAttaacattaggggaaactgAGTGAGGAGTGTGTGGACACTCCCTGTATTAACGTTGaaactttttttctataaatcttgaattatttcaaaataatttaaaaaattaaatgtcaaaaaatcCACGGACAATTCTCTAACTTTAATAGCCATTGAACTGTGGTAATGTTTATCTTATCAGTAGAAATAATTCAGTTCCCTCTGCTTGTCTTGTGATTCATGCCGAGTAACTTTCATTACTTGTGaccttttgaaaatgttctttctttcatcatttctctGACTATTTTGTTTGATGATGTGCTTCTGGTAAGTTGCTGCTAATAAAAGTGCAATAAAAAGTGTAAattgaaataaagatgaaattttaaaggaCAACATTTAGCAAAttctcaaaaaaaggaaattttcttaaaGAGAGACATTTTACCAAACTATAAAGTACTTAGTATTTAGGAAATGCATAAATTATGCATGAATAGCTGCTTTCTTCACACCAGTGATAATATAATAGGAAATTTACCTCTGTAGTAAGGAAAATTCGGTGGACGTCTTTAGGACAGAGGTGGAGTAGAAGCAAGATTTGCATTGGTTGAAAGGTATACAGGAGGAGAGCAAGTAAGAGCGAGTGTAGGCAAGTCTTTCCAGAAGTTTTGCTATGAAGAGGAAAAGGACAATAGAGTGATAGCTGGAATAAGATGTATATTTAAGACATCATTGctatactttgtttttatgatgagggatattagaaaaaattatactgacaataaaacatgagaaagaaatgacTGATGAGGAAATTGTGGGAAACTCCAGGATTCAAGTCCTGGAGGAGATCTGATTCAGAAACAAGTGGAGGAACGCCTCTTCCTAGGATCAGACCATACGGTAAGAATTCAGTCAAAAAAACTGACAGGtttggaggcaggaaggggtgggggagcctACTGTTATTGCTTTGACTCTCTGTCCTATAAAATATGAAGTAAGGCCATCATTTTAGACTCTTGGGGAtggaattttgtagttttcaaagagaagacaactgaatttcattttctcagaaaGCAGGGAAATGAGTTTCCTAGGGAAATACAATTTTTTCAAGGAGTTAAGTTTTTGAATAAAACTATAACTAAAGAAATTTTCCTTGGCTATCACATTAACGCCATTGTATTCATAATTCAAATACAGCTTGGAAGTACATAAGAAACGATGTGGAGCAAAACGTCACTCCACTGGAAACAAAGGAGGTGACTGTCTCATTTAGATAACAGGTATTATCATGGCATCCATGATTTCTGTGCAGCCTCATGCCAACTTGATCTAAGATCCAAACTGAAATCTGCACTTTCCACCAAAATGCtttaaaactttctcttaagtaggggtccctgggtggctcagttggttaagcgtccgacttcacctcaggtcatgatctcacagctcgtgagttcgaaccccacattgggttctgtgctgacagcttggagcctagagtctgTTTCGGAtactaggtgtgtgtgtgtgtctctctctctgcccctcccccattcacactctgtctctctctgtctctcaaaaactaataaacattaaacaaaattaaaaaaaaaaaaactttctcttgACTATACCTACACATGTACATAGAGAAAGTGCTTACAACTTCAGGGTTACATAAATCTAGGCCCTTCCTAGAGTGATCAAGTAGGAAGCCTTCTGCAGAATACCACAGTGGAGAGCCATGATCTACTACACTTTTTGAaccctagtttcttttttttttaagttacaaaaacaggagaggggcagagagagagagagagagagagagagagagtttgagagagagaattccaagcaggctctgcatgagAGAGAACAAAGCAACTgttaaacccacgaactatgagatcatgacctgagccaaaacagagttatacacttaaccaactaagccacccaggcgccccataacccCCATTTCTAAAACTCAGATTAAAACTTGAGAAACGTCTGCAATGAGTATTAGATGTCTAGACATGAGAAAATGACCATTCCAACATAGTCTAGCATggatgtataaagaaaaaatcagCAAGACAATCCCCTCAATTTCTAAGTGAGTACAGACATgttttaaagtacagaatgggGTCTAATGGGATTGCCATTAAAGGTTGAAATTGTCCACTGAAATCAGAAGTCACTTTAGGGCAATTGCTATACTAGAGCAAAGACAATAAGCTATTACTCTTGAGTGAGTGCAGGAGTCACATATGAGCTTTTGGTAAATGGTCACTTCGTTAAACTCTCATATTAGTTCCAATTATTAATTAATGAGATGCTTTCAGATTGTCTATATGTGCTATCACATCATCAACAATcagtctttaatatattttgcacTACCTGTACTTGTTTCTCTTTTACTGCTTCTGGCATTTGCTGGGATCTCCTAAACAAAGCTGAATGATAGGGGTATTGGAGCACATCCTTTTTTGTTCTTACCATTAATGAAAATGCTTCTAATCtgtaatcatgttttttttttcattcttggcATATATCTGTGCCTCAgctcttctttcttatttatatttgccatttttttatacattttatccaTCGTTTCACAGTGCCAGGTTTTGGTTTTAGTGTAGGAGAGATTactggtgtgtgtttgtttgctttgaatGGCTTATcttctacctcattaatttctGCACTTACATATGCATTATTTCAacttatttgggttttctttttctttttttattcttaaagagaaaactctgttccttatatttaattttgatttttcaaatcaaATCCATTTTAACTCTATAAAATTTCTTCTGAGAATGACTTAGGCCACTTCCCATAGGTTTTAATATGTGGTGTCCTCATTCTTTTCTAAATCGTCTGTGACATTAgctataattttctcattaaaacaaaactaaaaactaaactaaacaaaaacTAGTACTTTAGTTATTTTCTTATGATGATTAAGAAGTAAtccatttttatgataaaatatccAAACAGTGGAGAACagtataaagtaaaattaattccCCACCTGTTCATACTCTTATTATTGGAGGAAAATAGTATTAACAACTTCTAGAATCTTTTTGCAAAACATATTTTATGCATATGAGAgcacatgtatcttttttttacacaaaagaGGTCTAAATTAGTTATCCATATCTGTGAAACACATTAGCACAAAATTTAGTATCTTAAAACagccaacttatttttttttttactttttctgtgcATTAGGAATCTGCATGTGACTTAACTGGGTCACCTAACTCAGAGTATCTCACAAGGCTTCAATCAAGGTGTCATCCAGGACTGCAGTTATCTCAAAGCTCACCTGAGAAAGGAGCAATGCTTCTGAAGTCACTCATGTGGCTGTTGGCTGGCTTTCAGTCCTTGCTAGCTATTGGTCAGAGACAATAGTTCCTTGTCAAGTGGGCCTTTCCATAGGGTAGCTTACAAGAAGGTAAGTGACTTCCCTCAGAAAATAGGGAAGTACAGGAGGGTGCAAAAAAGATACTACAGTCCTGTAACCTAATCTCTGAAGCAACATCCTGTCACCTCTGCCACATTATGTTCACTAAAGTGAATCACTAAACACAACCCACTTTCAAACGATAATACCAGGAAGAGGGAATCAGTGAAAGCAGTATTAGAGGCTGCTTACCACAGGATCATATTATGCCTTTATCCcctcaaaaatatcttttatgtcCTTTCATGCTGTTATTTATCTAAAGCTTTTCAGTCACCACCAGCATGATGGGAAAAAAAGCagtaaacaagcaagcaagcaaaaaaataaatacataagtaaagaaacaaatacataaatgagaACTCAATGTAGTGAATATATTTAGGTATGATTACTCAGCATATGTGAGAAGTTTATAGTTATTAGCATACCCCTCAATGTCACAAACTCATATCAGATTTGGCCAAGTAGTGTAACGGACTACAAGATCTTCCTGAGGATGGAATCGAGGgtcacagagaaaaacagataagaaataacagacacatagatcaatggaacagaatagagaacccagaaatggacccacaaaatgCATTGCCAActattaatcttcaacaaagcagggaagaatatccaatggaaaaaagatggtctcCTCAgcagatggtgttgggaaaactggacagggacatgcagaagaatgaacctggaccactttcttacaccatacacaaaaatgaattcaaagtgggtgaaagacctaaatgtgagacaggaaaccatcaaaaccctagaggaaaaacaggcagcaacctctttgacctcggctgcagcaacttcttactatacatgtctctgaaggcaagggaaacaaagcaaacatgaataattaggacttcatcaagataaaaagcttctgcacagagaaggaaacaatcaagaaaactaaaaggcaactgatggaatgggagaagatacttgcaaatgacatagtggataaagggttagtatccaaaatctgtaaagaacttatgaaactcaacaccccaaaaaacaaataatctagtgaagaaatcggcagaagatatgaataggcactttccaaagaagacatacagatggctaatagacacatgaaaagatgctcaacatcactcatcatcagggaaatactaatcaaaaccacaatgagataccacctcacacttgtcggACTagctaaaacaaataagtcaggaaacaacaggttttggaggatgtggagaaagggaaacactgtttgcactattggtgggaatgcatagtggtgcagccactctggaaaacagtacagaggttcctcaaaaaattaaaaatagaactaccctatgacccagcaattgcactactaggtaaatatccaaaagatacaaaaatgctgatttgaaggggcacatgcacccaatgtttatagcagtgctatcagcaatagccaaattatgaaaggagtccaaatgtccatcgactgatgaaaggataaagaagatgtgtcaTACATatgcaatgggatattattcagtgatcaaaaagaatgaaatcttgctatttgcaacaacatggatggaactagagtgtattatgttaagcaaaataagtcagtcagacaaagacacatcatatgatttcactcatattgaCATATATTGCCAATATGGCataaatttttcatagtattctcttttagttgtatttctgtggttttggtagtgatctctcttctttcattcatgattttatctatttgagtcctttctcttttcttttggataagtctggctaaggatgtaccaattttgttaattctttcaaagaacctgcTCTTAGTCTCATTGCTCTGTTCTACTTGGGAGATGATCTATGAAACTGCAATAAGCAATTGTGTTACAGGCAGGAAGGGCAAAGTGGGGGAAGTAAGAAGAAGTAACACCTATATCAAGAATCAAAAT from Leopardus geoffroyi isolate Oge1 chromosome X, O.geoffroyi_Oge1_pat1.0, whole genome shotgun sequence includes the following:
- the LOC123594855 gene encoding DDB1- and CUL4-associated factor 8-like — protein: MSDNGGCTDGLQDSERGLLSSPEERSQVDASGETSSDPALSLNVTGDGGVPSPESQGTGAESSSEDINLESTVDSDRFFICEENLLQSDPEEGSLGEDEHEDQGEEEAAGERPQVLCPEAHPDRCLSAEDRALEDWVSSETSALPRPRWQVLSALRQRQLGSSARFVYEACGARAFVQRFHLLSQLQGHNGCVNTVHFNQRGTWLASSSDDRRVIVWDWVREQPVLEFASGHKNNVFQAKFLPNCGDSTLATCGRDGQIRIAELSAIPHCKNTKRVAQHRGASHKLALVPDSPFEFLSSGEDAVVFAIDLRQDRPASRVVVTKEREKRVGLYTIYVNPANTYQFAVGGRDQFVRIYDQRKIDNNENNGVLKKFCPHHLVSCDCKVSITCLVYSHDGTELLASYNDEDIYLFNSSEGDGAQYVKRYKGHRNNTTIKGVNFYGPRSEFVVSGSDCGHIFLWEKSSCQIVQFMEGDRGGTINCLQPHPYLPVMATSGLDHDAKIWAPTAKATNDLAGLKYTMKRNKQERDEDRLHHTDLFDNHVLWFLMRHLTQRGLHQYWGAPGAEVLDAESDTSSSSSNSSEEEENQDHVQCLPS